DNA from Streptomyces sp. NBC_01476:
ATCTTAGACGGCCGTCTCGGGCGGGCGCGAACAGCGGCCTCCCCGGAGACTCCTCGTCGCAGCCTACGGTCCGCCCCGGGGGCACCGACCCGCGGCCGGAGGCGCGTACGGCCTGGCCGCGGCGGGCCGTAGGCTGCGACGGGGCCGTCGAAGGTCCGCCGCGGGTCGGGGGCCGCCGCGGCAGTGAGCTGTGAGGGAGATGCCGTGCTCGTCCTGTTGCCGCCGTCCGAGGGCAAAGCTACCGCGGTACGGGGCCGCCCCGTCGCGCTGGACACCTTGTCGCTGCCCGGGCTGAACGACGCCCGGTCGGCCGTACTGGACGAGCTGGTGGAGTTGTGCCGCGCCGACGAGGAGAAGGCCGCGGCGGTGCTGGGGCTCAGTGCGGGCCTGCGGGGCGAGGTCGCCAAGAACGCCGGACTGCGGGAAGCGGCCACACTGCCCGCGGGCGAGCTGTACACGGGGGTGCTCTACGACGCCCTTGGGCTCTCCACCCTGGACGCGGCGGCCCGGCGGCGGGCACGGCAGTCGGTGCTGGTCTTCTCCGGGCTGTGGGGAGCGGTGCGGCTCACCGACCGCATTCCGGCGTACCGCTGCTCGATGGCGGTACGCATGCCGGGGCTCGGCGGGCTCGCCGCGTACTGGAAGCCGCACATGGAACGGGTGCTGCCGGAGGTGGCGGACGGCGGGCTCGTCCTCGACCTGCGCTCGTCGGCGTACGGCGCGGCCTGGAAGCCGCGCGGGGAGGTCGCCGGGCGTACGGCCACGGTCCGGGTGCTCCAGGTCACGGTGGTGGAGGGCGTGGAGCGGCGCGCCGTGGTGAGCCACTTCAACAAGGCGACGAAGGGGCGGCTGGTACGGGCGCTGCTCACCTCGGGAGCCCGGCCCCGGTCGACCGTCGCCCTGGCCGAAGTGCTCCGCGACCTCGGCTTCACCGTGGAAGAGGCCCCCGGCGGACGGCTCGACGTCCTGGTCCAGGACATCCACTAGCCCGCCGAGCGCCCGACGCGGCACCCGGTCGGCGGCCCCGGCACCCACCCGCCTCCCCGCCCCCGTTGCACAGAGTGCAACGGGCGTTGCACCGCCTGGCCGCCCCCGTCAGGATGAGGCCATGACCTCCGTGCTCGACCTCGCCCCCGTGATCCCCGTCGTCGTGCTGGAGAACGCGGGCGACGCCGTGCCGCTCGCGCGGGCGCTGGTGGCCGGGGGGCTGCCGGCGGTCGAGATCACGCTGCGGACGCCGGCCGCGGTGGACGGGATACGGGCGATCGCCCGGGAGGTGCCCGACGCGGTGGTGGGCGCCGGGACCGTCCTCACCCCGGAGCAGGCGGACGCCGCACGTGCCGCGGGCGCGGGGTTTCTGATCAGCCCGGGGTGGACCGCTCGGCTGCTCGACGCGATGCGGGCCTCGGGCCTGCCGTTCCTGCCCGGGGTGTCCACCGCCTCCGAAGCGCTCGGGCTGCTCGAACTCGGCGTCACCGACATGAAGTTCTTCCCCGCCGAGGCGGCCGGCGGCGTCAACTACCTGCGTTCACTGGCCTCCCCGCTCCCCCGGGCCAGGTTCTGCCCGACCGGCGGCATCGACGCGGCGAGGGCACCGGAGTACCTGGCCCTGCCCAACGTGCCCTGCGTCGGCGGCACCTGGATGATCCCGCAAGCCGCCCTGCGTGAGCGCGCCTGGGAGAAGATCACCGAACTCGCCCGGGGCGCCGCCGCGTTGGGCGGCGCCGGCTAGCCGGCGGACGGCCCCAGACGCTCAACCCCGCAGATGCCCCGTGTCGTTCCACGACCGCAGCGACGCGTTGCCGTCATCGAAGTAGGCGATCTCGCCGAGCGCAGCCGGGTCCAGGTGCATCCGGAAGAGCGCCGACTCGGGCGCGTCCAGCGCGAGCCTGGCCAGCGTCTTGATCGGTGTCACATGGCTGACCAGCAGCACCGTACGACCGGCGTACCGCGCCAGCAGGTCGTCCCGGGCCCGGGCCACCCGCACGCTCACCTCCGCGAAGCTCTCCCCGCCGGGCGGGGCGACCGCGGGCGAGGCGAGCCACGCGGTCATCTCGGCCGGGAAACCGGACCACACCTCGGCGAAGGTGAGCCCGTCCC
Protein-coding regions in this window:
- the yaaA gene encoding peroxide stress protein YaaA; protein product: MLVLLPPSEGKATAVRGRPVALDTLSLPGLNDARSAVLDELVELCRADEEKAAAVLGLSAGLRGEVAKNAGLREAATLPAGELYTGVLYDALGLSTLDAAARRRARQSVLVFSGLWGAVRLTDRIPAYRCSMAVRMPGLGGLAAYWKPHMERVLPEVADGGLVLDLRSSAYGAAWKPRGEVAGRTATVRVLQVTVVEGVERRAVVSHFNKATKGRLVRALLTSGARPRSTVALAEVLRDLGFTVEEAPGGRLDVLVQDIH
- the eda gene encoding bifunctional 4-hydroxy-2-oxoglutarate aldolase/2-dehydro-3-deoxy-phosphogluconate aldolase gives rise to the protein MTSVLDLAPVIPVVVLENAGDAVPLARALVAGGLPAVEITLRTPAAVDGIRAIAREVPDAVVGAGTVLTPEQADAARAAGAGFLISPGWTARLLDAMRASGLPFLPGVSTASEALGLLELGVTDMKFFPAEAAGGVNYLRSLASPLPRARFCPTGGIDAARAPEYLALPNVPCVGGTWMIPQAALRERAWEKITELARGAAALGGAG